The following are from one region of the Verrucomicrobiaceae bacterium genome:
- a CDS encoding NTP transferase domain-containing protein produces the protein MTQAFVLGAGIGERLRPLTEQLPKPLIPVFHRPLITYAFDHLHAAGVQRLVVNTHHLAAAYDSAFPDHSYRGMPIALRHESPVRLETAGGIANVRDLLQEQPFLVYNGDILTSLPLEPLLREHAESGNIVTLALRSHGPALHIGYDAAGRRVTDIRNKLETGDEGTHLFTGIYACSPAIHDWITPGKVESVIPIFLEMIRQGVKVGAVVLDEGDWWDLGSRTQYLSAHSALNGMHGPAIHPEAHVAPDAILRRTNVIGPGAIVESGVQLEDCILWPGARVVAGARLARCIVRTGIAAAGHFEDIDFDPFTPTRSQKLDSSK, from the coding sequence ATGACCCAGGCCTTCGTACTCGGTGCGGGCATCGGTGAGCGACTGCGCCCCCTCACGGAGCAGCTCCCGAAGCCGCTCATCCCCGTCTTTCACCGTCCGCTCATCACCTACGCGTTCGATCACCTCCACGCCGCAGGCGTGCAGCGCCTCGTCGTGAATACCCACCACCTCGCCGCAGCCTACGACAGCGCTTTCCCAGATCACAGCTACCGTGGCATGCCCATCGCCCTCCGTCACGAGAGCCCCGTTCGGCTGGAAACCGCCGGCGGCATCGCCAACGTGCGCGATCTGCTCCAGGAGCAGCCTTTCCTCGTCTATAATGGCGACATCCTCACCAGCCTGCCCCTAGAGCCGCTCCTCCGGGAGCATGCTGAAAGTGGAAACATCGTCACCCTCGCCCTGCGCAGTCACGGGCCCGCGCTCCACATCGGTTACGACGCCGCTGGCCGCCGCGTCACCGACATCCGCAACAAGCTCGAGACCGGCGACGAGGGCACTCACCTCTTCACCGGCATCTACGCCTGCTCACCCGCCATCCATGACTGGATCACGCCGGGGAAGGTCGAGTCCGTCATCCCCATCTTCCTGGAAATGATCCGCCAGGGTGTCAAAGTCGGTGCCGTCGTGCTCGATGAGGGCGACTGGTGGGATCTGGGCAGCCGCACCCAGTACCTATCTGCCCACTCCGCTCTCAATGGCATGCACGGCCCCGCCATTCATCCAGAGGCCCACGTCGCCCCAGACGCCATCCTCCGCCGCACCAATGTCATCGGCCCAGGAGCCATCGTGGAAAGTGGTGTGCAGCTCGAAGACTGCATCCTCTGGCCCGGCGCACGCGTCGTGGCTGGTGCACGCCTCGCACGCTGCATCGTCCGCACCGGCATCGCCGCAGCAGGTCATTTTGAAGACATCGACTTTGATCCGTTTACTCCCACGCGATCTCAAAAACTCGATTCCTCAAAATGA
- a CDS encoding ubiquinone/menaquinone biosynthesis methyltransferase, whose product MQDAGFVREAFAGIASRYVLANHVLSLGIDCLWRRVVARRIAQLAPSRVLDLATGSGDLAQAVQRACPQAQVLGADFSVPMMREAQKRSLQRLIAADGMRLPFQDGAFDVLTVGFGLRNMASWPGALQEMSRVLRPGGRLFVLDFSIPRMPGIRQLYLFYLKHVMTRVAGWITGKREAYVYLCGSIERFPSGAEMEALICENGFRSASTRALSLGIASLYEAQKAA is encoded by the coding sequence ATGCAGGACGCCGGATTTGTCAGAGAGGCCTTCGCGGGCATCGCCAGTCGTTATGTGCTGGCAAATCATGTGCTGAGCCTCGGCATCGACTGCCTGTGGCGGCGTGTGGTGGCGCGGCGTATCGCGCAACTGGCTCCTAGCCGAGTCCTCGATCTCGCTACCGGCAGTGGTGATCTGGCGCAGGCGGTGCAGCGTGCCTGCCCGCAGGCGCAGGTGCTGGGAGCGGATTTTTCCGTGCCGATGATGCGTGAGGCACAAAAGCGCTCGCTCCAGCGCCTGATCGCGGCGGATGGGATGCGGCTGCCTTTTCAGGATGGTGCCTTTGATGTGCTGACGGTGGGTTTTGGCCTGAGGAACATGGCTTCCTGGCCGGGGGCACTGCAGGAGATGAGCCGCGTGCTGCGGCCTGGCGGGAGGCTCTTTGTGCTGGATTTCTCCATCCCGCGTATGCCGGGCATCCGGCAGCTATATTTGTTCTATCTGAAGCATGTGATGACTCGTGTGGCAGGCTGGATCACGGGCAAGCGGGAGGCGTATGTGTATCTCTGCGGCAGTATTGAGCGCTTTCCCTCCGGTGCGGAGATGGAGGCGCTGATCTGTGAAAATGGCTTTCGCTCGGCCTCCACGCGGGCGCTGAGTCTGGGCATCGCCTCGCTGTATGAAGCCCAAAAGGCGGCGTGA
- a CDS encoding metallophosphoesterase — MIRALLLLFTSTAFTAPIQRIWLTHATSDPSKIVLNWETDAPADSIVEFGTSAALDQRVAAAEKVTLHHVEIPLGQRDVLYHYRVRSGDEASPIYTFKGYPSKDLRIAIVGDWGFAMGKDVSAIVQDDVHLLVTCGDNVASLHEKGKEGTRAFSALIDAHRELFRSTPCMPILGNHDREITPRGPQPPPQPVYDVAATAYRDFFALPGEEWHWHFDLPGFDLRLIALDLNHIQDFGSTWQTCHAWQADAPQYKWYAQTMATTTSGFVLTLMNEKQTQLQGLTKGAWHAHFRRSSALITGFGYFADRAVLTGSLPYFNTCLKGDGDLYKDPQSQFHAREDNYLLLTLTAGAPTMKLQFKNLRGAVLDATDIPRRK, encoded by the coding sequence ATGATTCGGGCGCTGCTCCTGCTTTTCACCTCCACGGCCTTCACCGCGCCCATCCAGCGCATCTGGCTCACCCACGCGACGAGCGATCCCTCCAAGATCGTCCTCAATTGGGAAACAGATGCGCCGGCGGACTCCATCGTGGAATTCGGCACCAGCGCAGCGCTCGATCAGCGAGTCGCTGCGGCAGAGAAAGTCACGCTGCACCACGTCGAGATACCGCTAGGGCAGCGGGACGTGCTGTATCACTACCGCGTGCGTAGTGGTGATGAAGCCTCTCCCATCTACACCTTCAAAGGCTACCCGAGCAAAGATCTCCGCATCGCCATCGTCGGTGATTGGGGCTTTGCCATGGGCAAAGACGTGAGCGCCATCGTCCAAGACGATGTGCATCTGCTCGTCACCTGCGGCGATAATGTCGCCAGCCTGCATGAAAAGGGCAAAGAAGGCACAAGGGCCTTCAGCGCCCTCATCGATGCACATCGTGAGCTCTTCCGCAGCACACCCTGCATGCCCATCCTGGGCAATCACGACCGCGAGATCACCCCTCGTGGCCCGCAGCCACCTCCTCAGCCCGTCTATGACGTCGCGGCCACTGCCTATCGTGATTTCTTCGCTCTACCTGGTGAGGAGTGGCATTGGCACTTCGATCTCCCCGGTTTCGATTTGCGCCTCATCGCGCTCGATTTGAATCACATCCAGGATTTCGGCAGCACCTGGCAGACTTGCCATGCCTGGCAGGCAGATGCGCCGCAGTACAAGTGGTATGCCCAGACCATGGCCACGACGACGAGCGGATTCGTGCTCACACTCATGAATGAAAAGCAGACGCAGCTACAAGGCCTCACCAAAGGTGCCTGGCACGCGCATTTCCGCCGCAGCAGCGCTCTGATCACCGGCTTTGGCTACTTTGCAGACCGTGCCGTGCTCACAGGTAGCCTGCCGTATTTCAATACCTGCCTCAAAGGCGATGGTGACCTCTACAAAGACCCGCAGTCACAGTTTCACGCCCGCGAGGACAATTACCTCCTGCTCACACTCACAGCCGGTGCTCCCACCATGAAACTGCAATTCAAAAACCTGCGTGGTGCCGTACTCGACGCGACGGACATACCACGGCGAAAGTAA
- a CDS encoding DUF1080 domain-containing protein: MKLTALFSLLSTLALAADHPDTTGWKDLFATDLSNSVAPGGWGFTSGELVAKDHDTLWTKESYGDFILDLEFKVAKESNSGVFLRSGNIKDVLSALEIQVHDSADGSKYGMVAAIYDAIPPSKSAAKPVGEWNHYTITCKGPQVTVVFNGQTVIDANLDNWPEIGKNPDGTPNKFKKALKDFARSGPIGLQGLHGKAQAPVWYRNLKIKVLE, encoded by the coding sequence ATGAAACTCACTGCCCTCTTCTCACTCCTCTCCACGCTCGCCCTCGCCGCAGATCATCCAGACACCACGGGCTGGAAAGACCTCTTCGCCACCGATCTGTCCAACAGCGTCGCTCCCGGCGGCTGGGGCTTCACGAGTGGCGAGCTCGTCGCCAAAGACCACGACACTCTGTGGACGAAGGAGTCGTATGGCGACTTCATCCTCGATCTGGAATTCAAAGTGGCCAAGGAATCCAACAGCGGCGTCTTCCTCCGCTCCGGCAACATCAAAGATGTGCTCTCCGCCCTCGAAATACAGGTCCACGACAGCGCTGACGGCAGCAAATACGGCATGGTCGCTGCCATTTATGATGCCATCCCGCCTAGCAAGAGTGCCGCGAAGCCCGTGGGCGAATGGAATCACTACACCATCACCTGCAAAGGCCCCCAAGTCACCGTGGTCTTCAATGGCCAGACCGTCATCGACGCGAATCTGGATAACTGGCCCGAGATCGGCAAAAACCCAGATGGCACACCGAACAAGTTCAAGAAAGCGCTCAAAGACTTCGCCCGCAGTGGCCCCATCGGCCTCCAGGGCCTCCATGGCAAAGCGCAGGCACCCGTGTGGTATCGGAATCTGAAGATCAAAGTGCTCGAATAG
- a CDS encoding methionine synthase: protein MIQTTTVGSYPVPDWLPALPSEQALIDATRVIFDTQRQAGIDLPTDGELYRFDVNHPDTNGMIEYFVHKLGGIDARVSRADTAAFRAKHEMAFRSRPAAIVRGPITEGVLNLPEDCLRAKKVAGGAFKFTLTSPYMLARTLLDEHYHDFQALNMALADALAAQAAHLDCDCVQIDEANIPGNPADAPIAAAGINRVLDAVRGQKAVHFCFGNYGGQTIQKGEWAALITFLNHLRADHLVLEMAHRPESDLDALRGLDPRIGIGLGVVDIKVNHIETADEIARRIETAQNKLGTARIAFIHPDCGFWMLKRSIADRKIEALARGRDRYLGR, encoded by the coding sequence ATGATCCAGACCACCACCGTCGGCTCCTATCCTGTCCCAGACTGGCTCCCAGCGCTGCCGAGTGAGCAGGCCCTCATCGACGCCACCCGCGTCATCTTTGATACTCAGCGCCAGGCCGGCATCGACCTCCCCACCGATGGCGAGCTCTACCGCTTCGATGTCAATCATCCCGATACCAACGGCATGATCGAGTACTTCGTCCACAAGCTCGGTGGCATCGACGCACGCGTGAGCCGTGCAGACACCGCTGCCTTCCGCGCAAAGCACGAAATGGCCTTTCGCAGCCGCCCCGCCGCCATCGTGCGCGGCCCCATCACCGAAGGAGTGCTCAATCTGCCAGAAGACTGCCTCCGTGCGAAAAAAGTCGCCGGAGGAGCCTTCAAATTCACCCTCACCAGCCCCTACATGCTCGCCCGAACCCTGCTGGATGAGCATTATCACGACTTCCAGGCGCTCAACATGGCCCTCGCAGATGCACTCGCTGCCCAGGCTGCCCATCTCGACTGCGACTGCGTCCAGATCGATGAGGCAAACATCCCCGGAAATCCTGCGGATGCCCCTATCGCCGCCGCAGGCATCAATCGCGTGCTCGATGCCGTCAGAGGCCAAAAAGCCGTCCACTTCTGCTTTGGCAACTACGGCGGCCAAACCATCCAAAAAGGCGAATGGGCCGCCTTGATCACCTTTTTGAATCATCTCCGCGCAGACCATCTCGTGCTCGAAATGGCCCACCGGCCAGAAAGTGACCTCGATGCCCTCCGCGGCCTCGATCCGCGCATAGGCATCGGACTCGGCGTCGTGGACATCAAAGTGAACCACATCGAAACCGCCGACGAAATCGCCCGCCGCATCGAAACGGCCCAAAACAAGCTCGGAACGGCCCGAATCGCCTTCATTCACCCTGATTGTGGCTTCTGGATGCTCAAACGCAGCATCGCCGACCGCAAGATCGAAGCCCTCGCCCGAGGCCGCGACCGCTACCTCGGCCGCTGA
- a CDS encoding DEAD/DEAH box helicase, producing MPFSSLGLSAPLLRAVQQHPAPTPVQSAAIPVILRGGDLLATAQTGSGKTLAYVLPLVQRWLGTRVERPRRVQVLILVPTRELAAQVTETVRRCAVQLPEALRVVGVYGGVSINPQMMALRGGADFVVATPGRLLDLIDQNALHLAQVATLVLDEADRMLDLGFAKELRRVLALLPKNRQNLLFSATFPKAIQALADDLLHAPERIEIEGPSTQEPIIEQRAIEVDTALRTPLLRHLIQTEGWKRVLVFVAKQYSAEHVADKLRRGGISALAFHGDLSQGARMQALADFKGSQIQVLVATDLAGRGLDIALLPVVVNYDLPRSAVDYTHRIGRTGRAGEGGLAVSFITAESHAHFCLIEKRHRLNLVREHVPGFEPQDQPPPPPGTGGIKGRRKSKKDKLRERAARGG from the coding sequence ATGCCTTTTTCATCCCTCGGCCTCTCCGCGCCGCTCCTCCGTGCTGTCCAGCAGCATCCCGCACCCACTCCTGTGCAGTCCGCCGCCATCCCGGTGATCCTGCGTGGTGGCGACCTGCTGGCCACGGCACAGACGGGCTCTGGAAAGACGCTGGCCTATGTGCTGCCGCTGGTGCAGCGCTGGCTGGGCACGCGGGTGGAGCGGCCGCGCCGTGTGCAGGTGCTGATCCTGGTGCCCACGCGTGAGCTAGCGGCGCAGGTCACTGAGACGGTGCGGCGCTGCGCGGTGCAGCTGCCAGAGGCGCTGCGGGTCGTCGGTGTCTATGGCGGTGTGTCGATCAATCCGCAGATGATGGCGCTGCGCGGTGGAGCGGACTTTGTGGTGGCGACGCCGGGGAGATTGCTCGATCTCATCGATCAAAATGCACTGCATCTCGCACAAGTGGCCACGCTGGTGCTCGATGAGGCAGATCGCATGCTCGATCTGGGCTTTGCAAAAGAGCTGCGCCGCGTGCTGGCGCTGCTGCCAAAGAATCGGCAGAATTTGCTCTTCTCCGCTACTTTCCCCAAGGCGATCCAGGCCCTAGCGGATGATCTGCTGCATGCACCCGAGCGGATCGAGATCGAGGGGCCGAGCACGCAGGAGCCCATCATCGAGCAGCGAGCCATCGAGGTGGATACCGCGCTGCGCACACCGTTGCTGCGGCATTTGATCCAGACAGAGGGCTGGAAGCGAGTGCTCGTCTTTGTCGCAAAACAATACAGCGCCGAGCACGTGGCCGATAAGCTGCGCCGTGGCGGCATCAGCGCCCTAGCCTTTCATGGTGATCTCAGCCAAGGCGCACGCATGCAGGCGCTGGCGGACTTCAAGGGCTCACAGATTCAGGTGCTGGTGGCGACAGATCTCGCAGGGCGCGGGTTGGACATCGCGCTGCTGCCTGTGGTGGTGAATTACGACCTGCCACGCTCCGCCGTGGACTACACGCACCGCATTGGCCGCACAGGCCGCGCGGGGGAGGGTGGACTGGCGGTGAGTTTCATCACAGCAGAGTCGCACGCGCATTTTTGCCTGATCGAAAAGCGCCACCGCCTGAACTTGGTGCGGGAGCATGTGCCGGGCTTCGAGCCCCAGGATCAGCCGCCTCCACCTCCCGGCACCGGTGGCATCAAAGGCCGGCGCAAAAGCAAAAAGGACAAGCTCAGGGAGCGAGCTGCACGCGGGGGCTGA
- a CDS encoding alpha/beta hydrolase: MKALLCLFLLALTAYADTQTDLEYAVVDGHSLRLDLHRPQAEKAPLIVYVHGGAWRAGSKSDVPIAALLQHGYAIASVDYRLSTQARFPAQIHDIKAAIRFLRAKSASLGIQTEKIAIIGSSAGGHLAALTGVSNGHTVLEGRIGTHLDQSSDVACIVSFYGASNLQSILAQSTPFGLSVRIPALKLLLGDVPEKTPALAQLASPVAHLDRGDPPLLLLHGDADPQMPPAQSTELARAYEAKSLRVTHITLPGSKHGGAEFYDDEHMKSVADFLRRYLRD, from the coding sequence ATGAAAGCCCTCCTTTGCCTCTTTTTGCTCGCTCTCACTGCCTATGCGGACACGCAGACAGATCTCGAATACGCCGTCGTCGATGGGCACTCCCTGCGGCTCGATCTACATCGCCCACAGGCAGAAAAAGCACCGCTCATCGTCTATGTGCATGGCGGAGCCTGGCGTGCGGGCTCGAAGAGTGATGTCCCCATCGCGGCGCTACTCCAGCACGGCTACGCCATCGCCAGTGTGGACTACCGCCTCTCCACACAGGCACGCTTCCCCGCGCAGATCCATGACATCAAGGCCGCCATCCGCTTCCTGCGGGCGAAATCGGCCTCCCTGGGCATCCAGACGGAAAAAATCGCCATCATCGGCTCCAGCGCAGGTGGGCACCTCGCCGCGCTCACGGGTGTCAGCAATGGCCACACCGTCCTAGAGGGCCGCATCGGCACACATCTCGATCAAAGCAGCGATGTGGCCTGCATCGTCAGTTTTTACGGCGCATCGAATTTGCAGTCCATCCTGGCTCAGAGCACGCCATTCGGCCTCAGTGTGCGCATCCCCGCGCTGAAGCTGCTCCTGGGCGATGTGCCAGAGAAAACGCCCGCTCTGGCCCAGCTCGCTAGTCCCGTGGCCCATCTCGATCGTGGTGATCCGCCGCTGCTGCTGCTCCACGGTGATGCAGATCCGCAGATGCCGCCGGCACAGTCCACGGAGCTCGCCCGTGCCTACGAGGCAAAATCACTCCGTGTCACCCACATCACGCTCCCAGGCTCCAAGCACGGTGGCGCAGAGTTTTATGACGACGAGCACATGAAATCCGTCGCTGACTTCCTGCGCAGGTATCTGCGAGATTAG
- a CDS encoding AAA family ATPase, with the protein MSHPVLPQDDVAAIDELRQVYVKLSTELKKIIVGQDKVVEQLAICLFARGHALLMGVPGLAKTLLISRLAETMSLSFSRIQFTPDLMPMDITGTDILQELPGGKRAFEFAKGPVFANIVLADEINRAPAKTQAAMLEAMQEHKVTVAGRTYTLDSPFFVLATQNPIEQEGTYPLPEAQLDRFMFMIGVDYPSRDEEIAIAKSTTGQTLPKLEHIMDGAKVLAFQDLVRRVPVPDHIYEFAVDLARKTRPASSEAPAWLKPLVSWGAGPRAVQYLILGAKARAALNGSYMVRLEDVMEVAEPVLRHRVMTTFTAESDGVTSRDVAKRLVEELAKA; encoded by the coding sequence ATGTCCCACCCTGTCCTCCCTCAAGACGACGTCGCCGCCATTGACGAGCTTCGCCAAGTGTATGTGAAACTCAGCACCGAGCTGAAAAAAATCATCGTCGGCCAGGACAAGGTCGTCGAACAGCTCGCCATCTGCCTCTTTGCCCGTGGTCACGCCCTCCTCATGGGCGTCCCCGGTCTCGCCAAAACGCTGCTCATCTCCCGCCTCGCAGAGACGATGAGCCTCAGCTTCAGCCGCATCCAGTTCACGCCCGATTTGATGCCCATGGACATCACCGGCACCGACATCTTGCAGGAACTGCCCGGCGGCAAACGCGCCTTCGAGTTCGCCAAAGGCCCCGTCTTCGCAAACATCGTCCTCGCCGATGAAATCAACCGCGCCCCCGCCAAAACGCAGGCCGCCATGCTCGAAGCCATGCAGGAACACAAAGTCACCGTCGCTGGCCGCACCTACACGCTCGACAGCCCCTTCTTCGTCCTCGCCACGCAAAACCCCATCGAGCAAGAAGGCACCTATCCGCTCCCCGAGGCTCAGCTCGACCGTTTCATGTTCATGATCGGCGTCGATTACCCCAGCCGCGATGAAGAAATCGCCATCGCCAAAAGCACCACCGGCCAAACCTTGCCCAAACTCGAGCACATCATGGATGGTGCGAAAGTTTTAGCCTTCCAGGATCTCGTCCGTCGCGTCCCTGTGCCCGATCACATCTATGAATTCGCCGTCGATCTCGCCAGAAAGACCCGTCCCGCCAGCAGTGAAGCTCCCGCATGGCTCAAACCACTCGTGAGTTGGGGAGCTGGACCTCGTGCCGTGCAGTATTTGATCCTCGGTGCCAAAGCGCGAGCTGCGCTGAATGGCAGCTACATGGTGCGACTCGAAGACGTGATGGAAGTCGCGGAGCCTGTGCTGAGGCATCGCGTGATGACGACGTTCACGGCTGAGAGTGATGGTGTGACGAGCCGTGATGTGGCGAAGAGGCTCGTTGAGGAACTGGCGAAGGCGTAG